In one Vicugna pacos chromosome 22, VicPac4, whole genome shotgun sequence genomic region, the following are encoded:
- the SLC5A5 gene encoding sodium/iodide cotransporter, producing the protein MAGVEAGVRATFGAWDYGVFALMLLVSTGIGLWVGLARGGQRSAEEFFTGGRRLAALPVGLSLAASFMSAVQVLGVPAEAYRYGLKFLWMCLGQLLNSLLTALFFLPVFYRLGLTSTYQYLELRFSRAVRLCGTLQYLVATTLYTGIVIYAPALILNQVTGLDIWASLLSTGAICTFYTTVGGMKAVIWTDVFQVLVMLTGFWVILVRGTMLMGGPEHVLELAKNHSRINLMDFDLDPRSRYTFWTFVVGGTLVWLSMYGVNQAQVQRYVACRTEKQAKLALLVNQLGLFLIVFSAAACGIVMFTLYIDCDPLLAGRISAPDQYMPLLVLDIFKDLPGVPGLFLACAYSGTLSTASTSINAMAAVTVEDLIKPRLPNLSPRRLVIISKGLSLIYGSACLTVAALSSLLGGGVLQGSFTVMGVISGPLLGAFMLGMFFPSCNTPGVLSGLAVGLALSLWVAVGATLYPPSAQSMGVLPSSAAGCAVLSANASGFLDPLLAANASSRASSLEMDPDQSTLADSFYAISYLYYGALGTLSTLLGGALISCLTGPTKRSALGPGLLWWDLMRQTASVAPKEEVATLDDSLMKGAEALPPRGKSPPNFLPNAEDHLPFLGQKEVNGASSRTPDSEHDKGCDLRETDL; encoded by the exons GCCGAGGAGTTCTTCACCGGGGGCCGGCGCCTGGCGGCCCTGCCCGTCGGCCTCTCATTGGCCGCCAGCTTCATGTCGGCAGTACAGGTGCTGGGAGTGCCAGCCGAGGCCTATCGCTACGGCCTCAAGTTCCTCTGGATGTGCCTGGGACAGCTGCTTAACTCTCTGCTCACTGCTCTGTTCTTCCTGCCGGTCTTCTACCGCCTGGGCCTCACCAGCACCTACCAG TACCTGGAGCTGCGCTTCAGCCGCGCTGTGCGGCTCTGCGGGACCCTGCAGTATCTGGTGGCTACA ACCCTGTACACCGGCATCGTGATCTACGCTCCCGCTCTCATCCTGAACCAAG TGACCGGGCTGGACATCTGGGCGTCGCTCCTGTCCACCGGAGCCATCTGCACCTTCTACACTACTGTG GGTGGCATGAAGGCTGTGATCTGGACTGACGTGTTTCAGGTCTTAGTGATGCTGACTGGTTTCTGGGTCATCCTGGTCCGTGGGACTATGCTCATGGGTGGGCCTGAGCACGTGCTTGAGCTTGCCAAGAACCATTCCCGGATCAACCTGATGGA CTTTGACCTGGACCCAAGGAGCCGCTACACATTCTGGACTTTTGTTGTGGGTGGCACATTGGTGTGGCTCTCAATGTATGGCGTGAACCAAGCACAGGTGCAGCGCTATGTAGCCTGTCGCACAGAGAAGCAGGCCAAGCT GGCCCTGCTCGTCAACCAACTGGGCCTGTTCCTGATTGTGTTCAGCGCTGCTGCCTGTGGTATCGTCATGTTCACACTCTATATTGACTGTGACCCTCTCCTTGCAGGGCGTATCTCCGCCCCAGATCAG TACATGCCCCTGCTGGTGCTGGATATCTTCAAGGACCTGCCTGGAGTCCCTGGGCTCTTTCTGGCCTGTGCCTACAGCGGCACCCTCAG CACCGCATCCACCAGCATCAATGCCATGGCTGCTGTCACTGTGGAAGACCTCATCAAACCTCGGCTGCCAAATCTGTCCCCCCGGAGACTCGTAATCATCTCCAAGGGGCTCT CGCTCATCTATGGCTCTGCCTGTCTCACCGTGGCAGCTCTGTCCTCCCTGCTGGGGGGCGGCGTCCTCCAG GGCTCCTTCACCGTCATGGGAGTCATCAGCGGTCCCCTCCTCGGAGCCTTCATGCTGGGAATGTTCTTCCCCTCCTGCAATACGCCG GGCGTCCTGTCCGGGCTGGCGGTGGGCTTGGCGCTGTCGCTGTGGGTGGCCGTGGGCGCCACTCTGTACCCGCCGAGCGCGCAGTCCATGGGAGTCCTGCCGTCATCGGCCGCTGGCTGTGCTGTGCTGTCAGCCAATGCCTCTGGCTTCCTGGACCCACTTCTTGCTGCCAACGCCTCCAGCAGGGCTTCCAG CCTTGAAATGGATCCTGATCAATCCACCTTAGCTGACAGCTTCTATGCCATTTCCTACCTCTATTACGGTGCCCTGGGCACACTGAGCACCCTGTTAGGTGGAGCCCTCATCAGCTGCCTGACAG GCCCCACCAAGCGCAGTGCCTTGGGTCCCGGTCTGCTTTGGTGGGACCTCATGCGGCAGACAGCATCGGTGGCCCCCAAGGAAGAAGTGGCTACCCTGGATGACAGTTTGATGAAG ggtgctgaGGCACTGCCCCCCAGAGGCAAGAGCCCTCCTAACTTCCTGCCCAATGCTGAGGACCATCTGCCCTTCCTGGGGCAGAAGGAGGTGAATGGAGCCAGCTCCAGGACCCCTGACAGTGAACATGACAAAGGTTGTGACCTGCGGGAGACGGACCTCTAA